Proteins from a single region of Parasedimentitalea psychrophila:
- a CDS encoding transglutaminase-like cysteine peptidase, whose translation MPSDPVQPRQRHPIPAPRLLLQLLLVALASVAPSMAAATGNAYLTATIQLPPPSGAKALCRQYSWACEGSNSANLTYPQEWRLIRTINANVNARTRSISDQSQYNRAELWALPTQRGGDCEDFALLKKRELIRRGVDPRKLLLATVLDRRRNAHAVLVYRSENGDLVLDNLTNKIRSWKDTRYLFLRMQNPQLPSAWVGGFKTG comes from the coding sequence ATGCCATCAGATCCGGTACAACCTCGCCAAAGGCACCCCATACCCGCGCCACGCCTGCTGCTTCAGTTGTTGTTGGTGGCATTGGCCTCTGTGGCCCCCAGCATGGCTGCCGCGACAGGTAATGCCTATCTGACGGCCACCATTCAATTGCCACCGCCATCTGGAGCCAAAGCGCTGTGCCGACAGTACTCCTGGGCCTGTGAAGGTTCAAATTCTGCTAACTTGACTTATCCACAAGAATGGCGATTGATCCGCACTATTAACGCTAATGTAAATGCACGCACACGGAGCATTAGTGACCAAAGTCAGTACAATCGTGCGGAGCTTTGGGCACTCCCGACCCAGCGTGGCGGCGATTGCGAGGACTTTGCTCTTCTCAAAAAACGCGAACTAATTCGGCGCGGCGTCGATCCAAGAAAATTGCTGCTTGCCACAGTGCTGGACAGGCGGCGCAACGCACACGCCGTGCTGGTTTATCGCTCGGAGAACGGCGACCTAGTGCTGGACAACCTGACAAATAAAATTCGTTCTTGGAAAGACACGCGGTACCTGTTCCTACGCATGCAGAATCCGCAACTTCCATCTGCTTGGGTTGGCGGCTTCAAGACGGGCTGA
- the ykgO gene encoding type B 50S ribosomal protein L36 yields MKVKNSLRSLKNRHRDCRIVRRKGRVYVINKTQPRFKARQG; encoded by the coding sequence ATGAAAGTCAAGAACTCGCTCCGCTCGCTCAAGAACCGGCACCGGGATTGCCGCATTGTGCGTCGTAAGGGTCGCGTCTACGTGATCAACAAAACTCAGCCCCGCTTCAAAGCACGTCAGGGCTAA
- the pyrF gene encoding orotidine-5'-phosphate decarboxylase: MSDDRLIVAMDVPNAVQGLQLAEQLGDAVSFYKIGLGMLTGGGLALANELKHEMGKRIFLDMKLFDIGATVEKAVRGLAQFDLDFLTVHGDPYVVSAAKQGAAGSDMKILAVTILTSLDRQDLDGALIKDGAIKDLVLERAGNAFAAGADGVIASPQEAAVIRALPEAEGRLIVTPGVRPAGADLGDQKRVATPASAIADGVDHIVVGRPIWQAKDPQAAALAILDEMRNTAASPLNQG; the protein is encoded by the coding sequence ATGTCCGACGACCGCCTGATTGTTGCAATGGATGTCCCCAACGCTGTGCAAGGCCTGCAACTGGCCGAACAGCTGGGCGATGCCGTATCGTTCTACAAGATTGGTCTGGGCATGTTGACAGGCGGCGGACTGGCGCTGGCCAACGAGCTGAAGCACGAGATGGGCAAGCGCATTTTCCTGGACATGAAACTGTTCGACATCGGCGCCACCGTTGAGAAAGCGGTTCGCGGACTGGCGCAGTTTGATCTCGATTTCCTGACAGTGCATGGCGACCCCTATGTGGTGTCCGCCGCCAAGCAGGGCGCTGCGGGCAGTGATATGAAAATCCTGGCGGTGACCATCCTGACCTCGCTGGACCGGCAGGATCTGGACGGCGCGCTGATCAAAGACGGGGCTATTAAGGATCTGGTGCTGGAACGGGCCGGCAATGCCTTTGCCGCCGGAGCCGACGGCGTTATTGCCTCGCCCCAAGAGGCCGCAGTGATCCGCGCCCTGCCCGAGGCAGAGGGCCGCCTGATCGTCACCCCCGGCGTCCGTCCCGCAGGCGCCGATCTGGGCGATCAGAAACGGGTGGCAACCCCGGCCAGTGCCATTGCAGATGGCGTGGATCACATCGTTGTTGGGCGCCCCATCTGGCAAGCCAAAGATCCGCAGGCCGCTGCCCTGGCTATTCTGGATGAAATGAGAAACACAGCGGCCAGCCCTTTAAACCAGGGCTGA
- a CDS encoding N-formylglutamate amidohydrolase has product MSKAAFHVFSPKKLLSGVVFASPHSGAEYSDAFISRSILSPHQIRSSEDAFVDQLFAAAPDFGVPLLTAVAPRAFVDLNRAIDELDPALIEDVPRRGQNPRIASGLGVIPRVVAQGRPIHRGKLTLAEAQQRINRYWIPYHSELQRLLQQAQSQFGQAILVDCHSMPHEALQTMGKGSGPLPQVVLGDRFGTSASGAVTDQIEAAFVAAGLNVWRNTPFAGAYITQAYGRPSRGQHAVQVEIDRALYMDEAAIQPSSNFAALKALLRGVIIEISQIGAEPASLAAE; this is encoded by the coding sequence ATGTCCAAGGCTGCATTTCACGTATTTTCTCCGAAAAAACTGCTATCTGGCGTGGTTTTTGCCTCGCCACATAGCGGTGCGGAATACTCGGACGCGTTTATCTCCCGGTCGATTCTGTCGCCGCATCAAATCCGAAGCTCGGAAGATGCATTTGTAGACCAGCTTTTTGCCGCGGCGCCGGACTTTGGAGTGCCATTGCTGACGGCGGTGGCGCCCCGGGCCTTTGTGGATCTCAACCGCGCCATTGACGAATTGGACCCGGCCTTGATTGAGGATGTCCCGCGCCGAGGGCAAAACCCGCGGATTGCCTCCGGGCTCGGGGTGATTCCCCGTGTTGTCGCCCAGGGGCGGCCGATTCATCGGGGCAAGCTGACGCTGGCTGAGGCGCAGCAGAGGATCAACCGCTACTGGATCCCCTATCATTCTGAACTGCAACGATTGCTGCAACAGGCGCAGAGCCAGTTTGGCCAGGCGATCCTGGTGGATTGCCACTCGATGCCGCATGAGGCGCTCCAAACGATGGGCAAAGGCAGTGGTCCTTTGCCCCAGGTGGTTCTGGGAGATCGGTTCGGCACCTCAGCCAGCGGCGCGGTGACCGACCAGATTGAGGCGGCCTTTGTTGCCGCAGGTCTGAATGTGTGGCGCAATACACCTTTTGCCGGCGCCTATATTACTCAGGCCTATGGGCGTCCCTCACGCGGTCAACATGCGGTGCAGGTGGAAATTGACCGGGCACTCTATATGGATGAGGCGGCGATACAACCGAGCAGCAATTTTGCCGCCCTGAAGGCGCTGCTGCGGGGGGTCATCATCGAAATCTCGCAGATTGGCGCCGAACCGGCCTCTCTGGCCGCAGAATAA
- the clpB gene encoding ATP-dependent chaperone ClpB yields MDLNKFTERARGFVQAAQTIAVREEHQRLVPEHILKALMDDDQGLASNLISRAGGEPSRVVDSLETALSKHAKVSGDGSQIYLDGQTAKVLAEAEKLASKAGDSFVPVERVLMALCMVKSKAKDALDAGGVSAQKLNEAINDIRKGRTADSASAEDGYEALKKYAHDLTEAARQGKIDPIIGRDEEIRRAMQVLSRRTKNNPVLIGEPGVGKTAIAEGMALRIVNGDVPESLRDKQLLSLDMGALIAGAKYRGEFEERLKAVLTEVTEANGEILLFIDEMHTLVGAGKGDGAMDAANLIKPALARGELHCIGATTLDEYRKYVEKDAALARRFQPVVISEPTVEDTISILRGIKEKYELHHGVRISDAALVAAATLSNRYITDRFLPDKAIDLMDEAASRLRMEVDSKPEELDQLDRQILQMQIEGEALRMEDDAASKDRLETLELDLSALQDRSAEMTAQWQAERDKLAGARDIKELLEKARAELEIAKREANLAKAGELSYGVIPELEKQLAQAEGREDSERLVAEAVRPEQIAAVVERWTGIPTSKMLEGDREKLLRMEDALHGRVIGQHDAVTAVANAVRRARAGLNDEGRPLGSFLFLGPTGVGKTELTKAVAEFLFDDEHAMVRIDMSEYMEKHSVSRLIGAPPGYVGYDEGGSLTEAVRRRPYQVVLFDEVEKAHPDVFNVLLQVLDDGVLTDGQGRTVDFKQTLIVLTSNLGAQALSQLPDGADASEARHHVMEAVRGHFRPEFLNRLDETIIFDRLKREDMDGIVDIQLGRLVKRLAERKITLQLDEEAKTWLADEGYDPVFGARPLKRVIQRALQNSLAEMLLGGDVKDGDTVPVSAGPEGLIIGDRLGSTNRPKPDDAVVH; encoded by the coding sequence ATGGACTTGAACAAGTTCACCGAGCGGGCACGCGGTTTTGTGCAGGCCGCTCAGACTATTGCGGTGCGTGAAGAGCATCAGCGACTGGTTCCTGAACACATTCTAAAAGCATTGATGGATGACGACCAGGGGCTGGCCAGCAATCTGATCAGCCGGGCTGGCGGCGAGCCGTCGCGGGTGGTGGACTCGCTGGAAACCGCGTTGTCGAAACACGCCAAGGTCAGCGGCGATGGCAGCCAGATCTATCTGGATGGCCAGACCGCCAAGGTGCTGGCCGAGGCCGAGAAGCTGGCCTCCAAGGCTGGCGATAGCTTTGTCCCGGTTGAACGGGTGCTGATGGCGCTGTGTATGGTGAAATCCAAGGCCAAGGATGCGCTGGATGCCGGGGGTGTCTCTGCGCAAAAGCTGAACGAGGCGATCAACGATATCCGCAAGGGCCGCACTGCTGACAGTGCCAGCGCCGAAGACGGCTATGAGGCGCTGAAGAAATACGCCCATGACCTGACCGAGGCGGCACGCCAGGGCAAGATTGACCCGATCATTGGCCGCGACGAGGAAATCCGCCGCGCCATGCAGGTGCTGTCGCGCCGCACCAAGAACAACCCGGTGCTGATCGGCGAACCCGGCGTTGGTAAAACCGCCATCGCCGAGGGCATGGCGCTGCGCATCGTCAATGGCGATGTGCCGGAATCCTTACGCGACAAGCAACTGCTGTCGCTGGACATGGGGGCGCTGATTGCCGGTGCCAAATACCGGGGCGAGTTTGAGGAACGGCTCAAGGCGGTCTTGACCGAGGTGACCGAGGCCAATGGTGAAATCCTGCTGTTCATCGACGAAATGCACACGCTGGTTGGCGCGGGTAAGGGCGACGGCGCGATGGATGCGGCCAACCTGATCAAACCGGCGCTGGCGCGCGGTGAATTGCACTGTATCGGCGCCACCACGCTGGATGAATACCGCAAATACGTCGAGAAAGACGCCGCCCTGGCGCGTCGGTTCCAGCCAGTGGTGATCTCTGAGCCCACGGTTGAGGACACCATCTCGATCCTGCGCGGCATCAAAGAGAAATATGAACTGCATCACGGGGTGCGGATCTCGGACGCGGCGCTGGTGGCGGCGGCCACTCTGTCGAACCGCTATATCACCGACCGCTTTCTGCCGGACAAGGCCATCGACCTGATGGACGAGGCCGCCAGCCGTCTGCGGATGGAGGTCGACAGCAAACCCGAAGAGCTGGACCAACTGGATCGTCAGATCCTGCAAATGCAGATCGAGGGCGAAGCTCTGCGGATGGAAGATGACGCCGCCTCCAAGGACCGGCTGGAAACGCTGGAGCTGGATCTGTCCGCATTGCAGGACCGCAGTGCCGAGATGACGGCGCAGTGGCAGGCGGAACGGGACAAACTGGCCGGCGCCCGCGACATCAAAGAGCTGCTGGAAAAGGCCCGCGCCGAGCTGGAAATCGCCAAGCGCGAGGCCAATCTCGCCAAGGCGGGGGAGCTGTCTTACGGCGTCATCCCCGAGCTGGAAAAACAGCTGGCGCAGGCTGAGGGCCGCGAAGACAGCGAGCGATTGGTCGCCGAAGCGGTGCGCCCGGAACAGATCGCTGCGGTGGTCGAGCGCTGGACCGGTATCCCCACCTCGAAAATGCTCGAAGGCGACCGCGAGAAACTGCTGCGGATGGAGGATGCGCTGCATGGCCGGGTGATTGGCCAGCACGACGCGGTCACTGCCGTCGCCAATGCGGTGCGCCGTGCGCGGGCGGGCCTGAACGACGAAGGCCGCCCGCTGGGCTCCTTCCTGTTCCTTGGCCCCACAGGTGTCGGTAAAACCGAGCTGACCAAGGCGGTGGCCGAGTTCCTGTTCGACGACGAACATGCCATGGTGCGCATCGACATGTCGGAATACATGGAGAAACACTCGGTCTCGCGCCTGATCGGCGCGCCTCCGGGCTATGTCGGCTATGACGAGGGTGGATCGCTGACCGAGGCGGTGCGCCGTCGCCCCTATCAGGTGGTGCTGTTTGACGAGGTCGAAAAGGCGCACCCGGATGTGTTCAACGTGCTGTTGCAGGTGCTCGACGACGGGGTGCTGACCGATGGTCAGGGCCGCACCGTTGATTTCAAGCAGACGCTGATCGTGCTGACCTCGAACCTTGGCGCTCAGGCGCTGAGCCAACTGCCAGACGGGGCTGATGCCTCGGAGGCGCGTCACCATGTGATGGAGGCGGTACGCGGGCACTTCCGCCCCGAGTTCCTGAACCGTCTGGATGAAACCATCATCTTTGACCGGCTCAAGCGCGAGGATATGGACGGTATCGTTGATATCCAACTGGGCCGGCTAGTCAAACGTCTGGCTGAGCGCAAGATCACCCTGCAGCTGGACGAGGAGGCCAAGACCTGGCTGGCGGATGAAGGCTATGACCCGGTGTTTGGTGCTCGGCCGCTGAAACGGGTGATCCAACGCGCGCTGCAGAACTCGCTGGCCGAAATGCTGCTGGGCGGCGATGTCAAAGATGGCGACACCGTGCCGGTCTCGGCCGGCCCCGAAGGTCTGATCATCGGCGACCGCCTTGGCAGTACCAACCGCCCCAAACCGGACGACGCGGTGGTGCATTAA
- a CDS encoding FMN-binding glutamate synthase family protein, which produces MDFAANVIEFMALGFVFLLGAIAVCVAGLFVVDRLQTSDAIRRNYPVIGRFRHLFSELGEFFRQYFFAMDREELPFNRAQRDWVKRASLGADNTIAFGSTRNTNVPGTPIFVNAPFPPLDDESARTTPLQIGPTARIPYLAPSIFNISGMSFGAISKPAVQALSRGAKQAGVWLNTGEGGLSPFHLEGGCDIVFQIGTAKYGVRSDQGGLCDDKLKQVAAHDSVRMFELKLSQGAKPGKGGILPAAKVTEEIAAIRGIAAGQASLSPNRHPEMENFGDLLDMISHIRLVTGKPVGIKTVVGSEAVMRQLFECIVARGDEAAPDFITIDGGEGGTGAAPMPLIDLVGMSVREALPMVANLRDEHGLKDRIRLISSGKLVNPGDVAWALAAGADFVTSARGFMFALGCIQALKCNRNTCPTGVTTHDPRFQKGLVVADKYTRVAKYAREIIHEVEIIAHSVGVAEPRQIHRRHVRIMMEGGRSRPMNELMPGYSSVAEL; this is translated from the coding sequence ATGGATTTTGCTGCAAACGTTATCGAGTTTATGGCGCTGGGCTTTGTCTTTCTTCTCGGCGCAATTGCGGTCTGTGTTGCGGGGCTGTTTGTGGTGGACCGGTTGCAAACCAGCGATGCTATCCGGCGCAACTATCCGGTGATCGGGCGCTTTCGGCATCTGTTCAGCGAGCTGGGTGAGTTCTTTCGCCAGTATTTCTTTGCCATGGACCGCGAGGAGCTGCCGTTCAACCGCGCACAGCGCGATTGGGTAAAGCGGGCCTCGTTGGGGGCGGACAATACCATCGCCTTTGGCTCAACCCGCAATACTAACGTGCCGGGCACGCCAATCTTTGTGAATGCGCCGTTTCCACCACTGGATGATGAAAGTGCCCGCACCACACCTTTGCAGATAGGCCCGACGGCGCGCATCCCCTATCTGGCGCCGTCGATCTTTAATATCTCAGGGATGAGCTTTGGTGCCATTTCCAAACCCGCCGTACAGGCGCTGAGCCGGGGCGCCAAACAGGCTGGGGTCTGGCTGAACACCGGTGAGGGCGGGCTTAGCCCGTTTCATCTTGAGGGTGGTTGCGACATCGTGTTTCAGATCGGCACTGCCAAATACGGCGTGCGCAGCGATCAGGGCGGGTTATGCGATGATAAGCTGAAGCAGGTTGCCGCCCATGACTCGGTGCGGATGTTTGAACTTAAACTGTCGCAGGGGGCCAAGCCGGGCAAGGGCGGCATCCTGCCAGCCGCCAAGGTGACCGAGGAGATCGCCGCCATTCGCGGGATTGCTGCCGGGCAGGCCAGCCTGTCGCCCAACCGTCACCCGGAAATGGAGAATTTTGGCGATCTGCTGGATATGATCAGTCACATCCGTTTGGTGACGGGCAAGCCGGTAGGGATCAAAACCGTTGTCGGTTCTGAGGCGGTCATGCGCCAGCTGTTTGAATGCATTGTGGCACGCGGCGATGAGGCCGCCCCGGACTTCATCACCATTGATGGCGGCGAGGGCGGCACTGGCGCGGCGCCGATGCCGCTGATTGATCTGGTCGGCATGTCGGTGCGCGAGGCGCTGCCGATGGTGGCCAACCTGCGCGATGAACATGGGCTGAAAGACCGGATCCGGCTGATTTCATCCGGTAAGCTGGTCAACCCCGGTGATGTGGCCTGGGCGCTGGCGGCGGGGGCCGACTTTGTCACCTCGGCGCGCGGCTTCATGTTTGCGCTGGGCTGCATTCAGGCGCTGAAATGTAATCGCAACACCTGCCCAACCGGTGTCACCACCCATGATCCCCGGTTCCAAAAGGGGCTGGTGGTCGCGGACAAATATACCCGTGTTGCCAAATATGCCCGCGAGATCATCCACGAGGTGGAGATCATCGCCCACTCGGTCGGGGTGGCCGAGCCACGCCAGATCCACCGCCGCCATGTGCGCATCATGATGGAGGGCGGGCGCTCCCGCCCGATGAACGAGCTGATGCCAGGTTACAGTTCCGTCGCTGAATTGTGA
- a CDS encoding TVP38/TMEM64 family protein — MSKYSLTPDELAQQLRALGAWAPVAVIVLMILHSFVPFPAEILAICAGAVFGTVMGSVLIWIGAMLGALAAFGLSRKLGQRVILGWLAPAQAQRLNDWTQDRGALALLISRFIPVIAFNLINYAAGLTRVRLWTFVWTTGLGIVPFTVMLAYLGAQMKELSWPMLLIVSAVGVILVCGLHHWAKLRRWI, encoded by the coding sequence GTGAGTAAATATTCCCTGACCCCGGACGAGCTGGCGCAGCAGTTGCGGGCCCTTGGCGCCTGGGCTCCGGTGGCGGTGATCGTGCTGATGATCCTGCACAGCTTTGTGCCGTTCCCGGCCGAGATCCTGGCGATTTGTGCCGGGGCGGTGTTTGGCACCGTTATGGGCAGTGTGCTGATCTGGATTGGCGCCATGCTGGGGGCGCTTGCCGCCTTTGGTCTGTCGCGCAAGCTGGGGCAGAGGGTTATTCTCGGATGGCTGGCACCGGCCCAGGCCCAGCGACTGAACGATTGGACCCAGGACCGGGGGGCGCTTGCCCTGTTGATCAGCCGCTTCATTCCGGTGATTGCCTTTAACCTGATCAACTATGCCGCTGGCCTGACTAGGGTGCGATTGTGGACCTTTGTCTGGACCACTGGCCTGGGCATCGTGCCGTTTACCGTGATGCTGGCCTATCTTGGGGCGCAGATGAAGGAGCTGAGCTGGCCAATGCTGCTGATTGTTTCGGCTGTTGGGGTGATCTTGGTCTGTGGGTTGCACCACTGGGCCAAGCTCCGGCGATGGATCTGA
- the msrQ gene encoding protein-methionine-sulfoxide reductase heme-binding subunit MsrQ translates to MRDRLNQLLRRLPTWVVYGLGLLPAPWLFYQGLTGGLGVEPIKALEHEYGELALQLLVLGLAITPLRKYLRVNLLKFRRAVGLLCFSYVSCHLLVWLLLDVQLPEQIVADIIKRPYITIGMAGFLLLLPLALTSNNWSIRRLGPSWRKLHRASYVIGVLGAVHFVMLVKGLQLEPLIYLALIVGLLLLRLPVRRIRPTSSPRRQRA, encoded by the coding sequence ATGCGGGATCGGCTCAATCAGTTGCTGCGCCGTTTACCGACCTGGGTGGTCTATGGTCTTGGCCTGCTGCCGGCGCCCTGGCTGTTCTATCAGGGGTTGACCGGAGGGCTGGGCGTTGAACCCATCAAGGCGCTCGAGCATGAGTACGGCGAATTGGCCTTGCAGCTGCTGGTGCTTGGCCTCGCCATCACCCCGCTGCGCAAATACTTGCGGGTTAATCTGCTGAAGTTCCGCCGTGCCGTCGGGTTGCTGTGTTTCTCCTATGTGTCCTGTCACTTGCTGGTCTGGCTACTGCTGGATGTGCAACTGCCGGAACAGATCGTGGCGGATATTATCAAACGCCCCTACATCACCATCGGCATGGCGGGCTTCTTATTGCTGTTGCCACTGGCTCTGACCTCGAACAACTGGTCGATCCGACGGCTGGGCCCCAGCTGGCGCAAGCTGCACCGGGCCAGCTATGTGATCGGGGTGCTGGGGGCGGTGCATTTTGTCATGCTGGTCAAAGGCCTGCAGCTTGAACCGCTGATCTACCTCGCTCTGATCGTCGGATTGCTGCTGTTGCGGCTGCCAGTTCGCCGCATCAGGCCGACCTCCAGCCCCCGACGACAGCGCGCCTGA
- the msrP gene encoding protein-methionine-sulfoxide reductase catalytic subunit MsrP, which yields MAYRWTNDLTHDDVTSQSAFLNRRQIMAGMAGLGLGAMAGGAQAQEALQPNSWDEVTSYNNFYEFGTGKDDPADNAHLLTTSPWSVTIDGLVDRPGAYDFKDILSEMTIEERIYRFRCVEAWSMVVPWNGFELADLLAMAGVQDSAKYVAFETLYRPDEMPGTAYRVLDWPYREGLRLDEAMNPLTLMATGIFGKDLPNQNGAPLRLVVPWKYGFKSIKSIVRITLSDQQPPTSWNMSNSREYGFYSNVNPQVSHPRWSQSSERRIGGGLFSKRQPTLMFNGYEGEVASMYDGMDLAEFI from the coding sequence ATGGCCTATCGCTGGACCAATGACCTGACCCATGATGATGTCACCTCTCAGAGTGCCTTTCTGAACCGCCGTCAGATCATGGCGGGCATGGCCGGATTGGGGCTTGGCGCCATGGCTGGCGGTGCTCAGGCCCAGGAGGCGCTGCAGCCCAACAGCTGGGACGAGGTCACCAGCTATAACAATTTCTATGAGTTCGGCACCGGCAAGGATGACCCGGCGGACAACGCCCATCTGCTCACCACCTCGCCGTGGAGCGTCACCATTGACGGTCTGGTGGATCGCCCCGGCGCCTATGACTTCAAGGACATCCTGTCTGAGATGACAATAGAAGAGCGGATCTACCGCTTTCGCTGCGTCGAGGCCTGGTCGATGGTGGTGCCCTGGAACGGCTTTGAGCTGGCAGATCTGCTGGCCATGGCCGGAGTGCAGGACAGTGCCAAATACGTCGCTTTTGAAACCCTGTACCGACCTGATGAGATGCCCGGCACCGCCTACCGGGTGCTCGACTGGCCCTACCGCGAGGGCCTGCGTCTGGACGAGGCAATGAACCCGCTGACGTTGATGGCCACCGGCATCTTTGGCAAGGATCTGCCCAATCAGAACGGTGCGCCACTGCGTCTGGTGGTGCCGTGGAAATACGGCTTCAAGTCAATCAAATCGATTGTCCGCATTACCCTGAGTGATCAGCAGCCACCAACCAGCTGGAACATGTCCAATTCCCGCGAGTATGGTTTCTACAGCAACGTCAACCCGCAGGTGTCCCATCCGCGCTGGAGCCAGTCCTCTGAGCGCCGGATCGGCGGCGGCCTGTTTTCCAAGCGCCAGCCAACCCTGATGTTCAATGGCTACGAGGGCGAGGTCGCGTCCATGTATGACGGCATGGATCTGGCGGAATTCATTTGA
- a CDS encoding SRPBCC family protein — MIHHQRTRDIQATPDAVWAIIGRYMHIDEFAPLVKSVEALTNGADGIGSKRRCHFDDGNSVVEEVTAWEVNRRYRVRLSEMDAMPLHECHAELSLTPMLNGQTRVIWSMDYRVKFGPLGWLLGQTMMKMMMGKILDGNLKGLADRVRSNRVGSALAS, encoded by the coding sequence GTGATACATCATCAACGAACACGCGATATCCAAGCCACTCCTGACGCCGTATGGGCGATCATCGGTCGCTACATGCACATAGACGAGTTTGCACCACTGGTGAAATCCGTCGAGGCGCTTACCAATGGCGCCGATGGGATCGGCTCAAAACGGCGCTGTCATTTCGACGATGGCAACTCGGTGGTAGAAGAGGTGACCGCGTGGGAGGTCAATCGCAGGTATCGCGTCCGTTTGTCGGAAATGGATGCGATGCCTCTTCATGAATGCCACGCCGAACTGTCGCTCACTCCAATGCTGAACGGGCAGACACGGGTGATATGGAGCATGGACTACCGGGTGAAGTTCGGACCTTTAGGATGGCTGTTGGGGCAGACCATGATGAAAATGATGATGGGCAAGATCCTGGACGGTAACCTCAAGGGCCTTGCCGACAGGGTTCGCTCAAACCGGGTTGGATCTGCACTGGCCAGCTAG
- a CDS encoding DNA polymerase IV, giving the protein MPAICRDCLSQIAPARRCPHCGSPRVKAHDELFALNIAHMDCDAFFASVEKRDNPDLADKPLIIGGGKRGVVSTACYVARIRGVRSAMPMFQALKLCPTAVVIKPRMEAYVEVSRQIRAMMDELTPDVEPLSLDEAFMDLSGTEQLHGAPPAVMLARLVKRMKDELGITGSIGLSHNKFLAKVASDLDKPRGYSVIGKAETGAFLYDKPVGLIWGIGPAAQASLDQAGIRIFADLLRWERRDLAARFGSMGDRLWHLARGEDRRRVSANTPMKSITNETTFNEDTANIEILDGHLWRLAEKVSGRAKAKHLAGRVVTLKLKRANHSALTRRLSLRDATQMAEVIYRTARDLLDQVGDQGPYRLLGCGISDLVPESQADITGDLLDPQAAQRAKAERATDAIRSRFGASAILKGRALR; this is encoded by the coding sequence ATGCCTGCCATATGCCGAGATTGCCTGAGCCAGATCGCGCCGGCGCGACGCTGCCCGCACTGCGGCAGCCCAAGGGTGAAGGCGCATGACGAACTGTTCGCGCTGAACATTGCCCATATGGATTGCGACGCATTTTTTGCCAGCGTGGAAAAGCGCGACAACCCCGATCTGGCCGACAAGCCGTTGATCATCGGCGGCGGTAAGCGCGGGGTGGTGTCCACCGCCTGCTATGTCGCCCGCATTCGCGGCGTCCGCTCGGCAATGCCAATGTTCCAGGCGCTGAAGCTGTGCCCCACTGCAGTGGTGATCAAACCGCGTATGGAGGCCTATGTCGAAGTCTCACGTCAGATCCGCGCAATGATGGATGAATTGACGCCGGATGTTGAGCCGCTGTCGCTGGACGAGGCCTTTATGGATCTGAGCGGCACCGAGCAGCTGCACGGCGCGCCCCCGGCAGTAATGCTGGCGCGGCTGGTGAAGCGGATGAAGGATGAACTGGGGATTACCGGATCCATCGGCTTGTCCCACAACAAATTCCTCGCCAAGGTGGCCTCGGATCTGGACAAACCGCGTGGATATTCGGTGATTGGCAAAGCCGAGACCGGCGCCTTTCTTTATGACAAGCCCGTGGGCTTGATCTGGGGCATCGGCCCCGCAGCACAGGCCAGCCTGGACCAGGCCGGGATCCGGATATTTGCGGATCTGCTGCGCTGGGAGCGCCGCGATCTGGCGGCGCGCTTTGGATCAATGGGCGATCGCCTGTGGCATCTGGCCCGCGGCGAGGACCGGCGCCGCGTTTCAGCCAATACGCCGATGAAATCCATCACCAATGAAACCACATTCAATGAGGACACCGCCAATATCGAAATACTCGATGGTCATTTGTGGCGGCTAGCCGAAAAAGTATCGGGCCGGGCGAAAGCCAAACACTTGGCGGGGCGCGTGGTCACACTTAAGCTGAAGCGCGCCAACCATTCTGCGCTGACCCGGCGCCTATCCCTGCGCGATGCCACTCAGATGGCCGAAGTGATTTACCGCACCGCGCGGGATCTGCTGGATCAGGTCGGCGATCAGGGGCCCTATCGACTGCTTGGCTGCGGCATCTCTGATCTGGTGCCTGAATCCCAGGCGGATATTACCGGTGACCTTCTGGACCCTCAGGCCGCCCAACGGGCCAAGGCCGAACGGGCGACGGACGCGATTCGCAGCCGCTTTGGGGCCAGCGCCATCCTGAAAGGTCGGGCGCTCCGCTAA